Proteins co-encoded in one Hypanus sabinus isolate sHypSab1 chromosome 6, sHypSab1.hap1, whole genome shotgun sequence genomic window:
- the LOC132395157 gene encoding protein FAM237A-like, with product MQCVGGSLYLMLIWIPVLVMAQSRNADPLSLGEIDPQCWESSSLALVELKKLRVAETVSGLWDFMIFLKLSEKPKHAALFIDLAQLFWDIYVDCVLSRSHGLGRRQIVAGYTFRYPQYSTGLARSSDKDLKF from the coding sequence ATGCAGTGTGTGGGCGGTAGCTTATACCTAATGCTGATCTGGATCCCCGTGCTGGTTATGGCTCAGAGCAGGAACGCGGACCCACTGAGTCTGGGCGAGATTGACCCTCAGTGCTGGGAGAGCTCCTCTCTTGCCCTGGTCGAGCTCAAGAAACTGCGAGTCGCCGAAACAGTCAGCGGCCTCTGGGACTTCATGATCTTTCTGAAACTCTCGGAAAAACCCAAGCACGCTGCCCTATTCATCGACCTGGCTCAGCTCTTCTGGGATATCTACGTGGACTGTGTGCTGTCGCGATCTCATGGGCTGGGCAGAAGGCAGATCGTAGCAGGATATACATTCCGGTATCCGCAGTACTCAACAG